Proteins encoded within one genomic window of Candidatus Binataceae bacterium:
- a CDS encoding helix-turn-helix domain-containing protein gives MADKDDILLNSREVAFLLDLSPDTVNEFARRNIIPAFKKGRQWRFRKRDITSVKRQLRGINAAA, from the coding sequence ATGGCCGATAAAGACGACATCTTGTTGAATTCGCGTGAGGTCGCGTTTCTTCTGGACCTCAGTCCCGACACGGTCAATGAATTTGCCCGCCGGAATATTATTCCCGCCTTCAAGAAGGGCCGCCAATGGCGCTTTCGCAAGCGGGACATTACCTCAGTTAAACGACAGTTAAGGGGGATCAACGCTGCCGCTTGA